The Mercenaria mercenaria strain notata chromosome 8, MADL_Memer_1, whole genome shotgun sequence genome has a segment encoding these proteins:
- the LOC123565813 gene encoding G-protein coupled receptor 157-like yields MENNSCLSDCDDVSKNGIPSSEYIYVVLTAVTSGLSIFGGTCICVLYFTFKDLRSPGRQLLLFLAFSDAMLALGNLLGIIWHLYSDSSVINRSEAYCDFQSAMTIYFSMTSFAWTVTMGASLFATVVLNKQSFTVTYMKLFHILAWIPAGTEHLLIYLCVYRENVRNYKNEIPCFKSQSIITIIALGMNVLGTDTTLEQASWCWIDTRVPNVLLWQFITGKCFEIVAYVTTVVLYTAIKIFLARQAKKKIGRVSSRRTRRDVIAEANRKLTFVPLVFIVCRIWGTVRFLIGNFAHDIVNEPSVTWINPLQGIGDSVQGFANFVIYCFSTRSIRRRMFPCSNKVGDITVYGTDNNTVRGVKKNAVGPCSIKPETTTVSADLYKSKVSSDKSPQRINTKYSKYESTFNEKDTTTTQEDTAVKYSEVFSLHAVQSGVTLVTPMETALSTSGVEAGEVNTSCFENETNNNSVERQETKEM; encoded by the exons ATGGAAAATAATTCTTGTTTGAGTGACTGCGATGATGTTTCTAAAAACGGCATTCCTTCTTCGGAATATATTTACGTTGTATTAACGGCTGTAACGTCAGGGTTGTCGATATTTGGCGGAACGTgcatttgtgttttatattttactttcaaaGACCTCCGTTCACCAGGGCGACAACTGTTACTATTTTTAGCATTTTCGGACGCCATGTTGGCTCTTGGAAATCTTTTAGGGATCATTTGGCACTTGTACAGTGATTCGTCTGTCATAAACAGAAGTGAAGCATACTGTGATTTTCAAAGTGCAATGACTATTTATTTCAGTATGACGTCATTTGCATGGACCGTTACCATGGGAGCAAGTTTGTTCGCCACCGTAGTGCTAAACAAGCAAAGTTTTACTGTGActtatatgaaattatttcatattctAGCATGGATACCAGCCGGTACCGAACATTTACTTATATATTTGTGTGTTTATCGAGAAAATGTACGTAATTACAAGAATGAA attccGTGTTTTAAATCACAAA GTATCATCACAATAATTGCTCTCGGCATGAATGTACTAGGCACGGACACTACACTCGAGCAAGCAAGCTGGTGCTGGATTGATACCAGAGTCCCTAATGTATTGTTATGGCAGTTTATTACGGGGAAATGTTTCGAAATCGTAGCTTACGTAACAACAGTCGTATTGTACACGGCCATCAAGATCTTCCTCGCAAGACAG GCAAAGAAGAAAATAGGAAGAGTAAGCTCGAGGCGTACGAGGAGAGATGTTATTGCTGAGGCCAACAGGAAACTTACCTTTGTGCCTCTGGTCTTCATCGTATGCAGAATATGGGGGACAGTCCGGTTTCTTATTGGAAATTTTGCACACGACATTGTGAATGAACCATCTGTAACATGGATTAATCCACTGCAG GGAATTGGTGACAGTGTCCAAGGTTTTGCAAACTTTGTTATATATTGCTTTTCTACGCGATCTATTCGCCGACGGATGTTTCCTTGTTCAAACAAAGTAGGAGACATCACTGTATACGGTACTGACAACAATACAGTAAGGGGAGTTAAGAAGAATGCAGTAGGCCCTTGCAGCATAAAACCAGAAACAACAACAGTCTCTGCCGATTTATACAAAAGCAAAGTATCTTCAGATAAATCTCCGCAACGaattaatacaaaatattcaaagtatgaatcaACATTCAATGAAAAAGACACAACTACGACACAAGAAGACACTGCGGTAAAATATTCTGAAGTATTTTCATTACATGCGGTCCAGTCTGGAGTGACATTAGTGACACCAATGGAAACGGCACTGTCTACATCTGGAGTGGAAGCTGGAGAAGTGAATACGTCTTGTTTTGAAAATGAGACCAACAATAATTCAGTAGAACGAcaagaaacaaaagaaatgtaG